The DNA window AACCCAGTGAGTATCTCGCAGACGGCAACTGCTTCATCTCGTGTGATCCAGACGAAGAAGAGATCGCCCATGTAGTTGAGGTACTGGGCGACGACAAGATTGTCTTTGCCTCCGACTATCCGCACTGGGACGCCATGTTCCCCGGTGCGGTTGCCGCCATCAGCGAACGTGACGACATGCCGGATCAGGCCAAGCGGCGGGTACTGGGTGAGAATGCCCTGCGGTATTTGGGACACTAGCGCTCGGGCAGATACGCAAGATGAGGATGGGAACAGGGAGGAACGCGTGGACTTGCTGAAGAAACCGCGCTGAGCGTTTCAGCTCTTTCGAGGATGAACCATGGATAAAATTGTAATTAAAGCCTGTCTGAACGGGATGCGCGGGCGGGAACGCAGCCCGCAGGTACCCTGGACGCCGGCGGAGGTGGCGGCCGAGGCGCGCCGCTGTGCGGAGGCCGGCGCCGCTGTCGTTCACATCCACGCCCGCACCCCCGAAGGCGGCATCAGCTACGATCCAGACTGGTATGCCGAAGCCGACCGGATGATTCGGGACCAGACCGATCTGATTATCAACCACACCACCGCCCGGATGCCGGACGCCACGCTCGAGCAGGTCCTGCGCTATTTGCGGGAAACGCCCGAGCCGGTCGATATGATCTCGCTCAACTCGGGCAATATTGTCTTCAATACTCCACTGTCCGAGGGTGGCCGGCGCACAATCGCCATTCCCAACTCTTACGACGATATCAGACAGACCATACAGGTGTGCCGCGAGCGCGGGATTGTGCCCGAGCCGGCCGTACTCGATACCGGCTTCCTGTCGAATGTCGCCATGTTTGTGGAAGACGGCTTGCTGCCGCCACCGCGCTACCTCCTGGTTGAATTCTCAGGTCGCTTTGGTCAGGGCTTTCAGATCATGCCGGGTACGCCACGCAGCTACGCCTATATGACGGACTGCGTCAGAGAGGTCTTTCCGAACGCCACCTGGATCGCCCACGGCATTGAAGACAGTGTTTTCACCATCGCCAGCCTGGCCATCTCGACCGGAGCCCATCTGCGGATCGGCTTTGAAGACCGCGACACGCTGGTCGACGGCTCTCCGGCCCAGAGCAACGCCGACTATGTCAACTGGGCGGTCGAGGTCGCCCGCGCTCACGGCAGACAGCCCGCAAGCCCGCAAGAGGCGAGACACATCCTGATAGGCGAGTAAATGGCCCTTCCGTATTACAAGCAGCACTGGATCGACATCGAACACAGCCGTTTTTCCATCTACGACAGCCTGCTCGGCTACCACCCGCGGATGGCGCCCCTGCTGGCGCCGCTCGATGTGCAGCCCGGACAGTCGGTGCTCGACGTTGGTTCTGGTCCCGGCTCCATCACGCTGGAGTTCGGCCGTCGGGTCGGCAGCGACGGCCAGGCCGTCGGCGTTGATATCAATGCAACATTCGTCGAGCGCGCACAGGCGCAGGCCCAGCACCAGGGTCTGCCTCAGGTCCGCTATGAACGCGCCGACTTCCCTCCCCTGCCCTTCGCCGACCAGGCTTTTGATCGGGTGTTTTGCAAGAACGTGCTGGAATACGTGGACTCGGCCGCAGCAACGGTGCAAGAAATTGCCCGGGTGGCAAAACCCGGCGGCACAATCGTGCTGATCGACAGCGACTGGGACATGCTGGCCCTGGATGCCAGTGACGAAGCCTTGCACGACCGTGTTCTCCAGGCCGTGACATCGACCGCCACCAAAGAGCCCCGTATCGGTCGCAAACTGCCCCGCTTGTGCCAGGCGGCCGGGCTGACCGACATCACGACCAGGATCTTTGCCAGCCCCGACCGGGTCGGCCACGCGCTGCCCATGCTGGAAAAGAGCCTGTACCACTACGCCACTGTCTCTGGGACGGTGAGTCAGGCCGAGGCCGACGCCTGGCTGGCCGACATCAAAGCCCGGCTAGACAGCGGCGAGTACTTTTTCTGTTTGCCGCAGTTCCTGGTTGCCGCCACAAAATCCTGATCACCGGCCACACGAAAGAATCATGGCTCACCGCTTGCTGAATCCTCCCGACCTGGCCAGACCGCCCGGCTTCAGCCACGGTGCAGCCGGTAGCGGCCAGACGCTGTATGTCTCGGGCCAGGTCGGTAATGACGCGCAGGGCAGGCTGGTCAGCGACGATCTTGTCGAGCAGTTTGATCGGGCCTTGGGCAATGTCCTCACGGTTGTCCGCGCCGCAGGTGGGGCGGTCGAGGACATTGTGAAAATCAACCTGCTCGTCGTCGATCCGCGCGAATACACGGCCAGAGGCAGCGCCATAGGCACGGCCTACCGCAAACACATGGGCCGCCACTTCCCGGCCATGACCCTAGCCGGGGTGAGCGGTCTGTTTGACGAGCGGGCCAAGGTCGAAATTGAAGCGGTGGCCATGCTGCCCTGAGACGGCTTGGCTTCTAGCGTGTCTGCCACGCCGCCTGCCGCTCAAACGCGTGTCCCATCCGCAACAGCGTGCCGTCTTCAAAATGCCGGCCGGTCAGCATCAGGCCGACGGGCAGCCCATCGGACTTGCCGCACGGCACGGTCAGCGATGGATGGCCGGTCATATCGAACGGGGCCGTGTTGGCCAGCATGGTCCAGCCGAAATTCAGGTTCTGCTGTACGGACTGCCCGGCCTCATGCCGCTGGGCAACCATCGGGGTGGTGGGCATGACCAGCACATCACACTGCTCCAACACCGTGTCATAGGCCGCCTGGAGCGCCCGGCGTTGATTCTGGGCCTTGGCGTACAAACGTCCGTGATAGGCTTGGTTCAGGTACGAGCCCATCAGCACCACCAGCTTCACCTGGGCGGGCAGATCCTGGGCTTGCGCCTGGAGGGACTTGCCGAGCGTATTGGCGAAGCTCTCGTTGTAGAGCCCCTTCGAGTGATGGCCGACCCCATTGCCATACACCAGGGCGGCCATGCCTTCGGCAATCAGCGCCCAGGTAATGCCGCCGGCTTCGATATGCGCCGGAATGGACACCTCGTGCACCTCGGCTCCCAACTCGCCCAACGCGCTGACCGCCTCGTGGACCTTGGCATCCACCCCGGGCTGTGACACCGGCGTACCAAATCCCTCACGCACCACGCCCACTCGCAACCCGCTGATATCTTTCTCCAGCTCCTGGGTGTAGGGCTGGACCGGCACCTCGTACTGGCGGGGGTCGAGCGGGTCTTTGCCCGCAATGACCTCCAGCAGCAGGGCCGCATCGGTCACCGTGCTGGTCATTGGGCCGGTGTGATCGAAGGTGGGGTCAATGCCGACAATACCGGTATAAGGGACGAGGCTGTGGGTGGGCTTATGGCCGACCACCCCGCACCACGAGGCCGGGATGCGTATGGAACCGCCCTGGTCACCACCAATCGTCATGTCGATATCGTCGTACGACAGGGCGGCCCCGGAGCCCCCCGAAGAACCGCCGGCGCTGTGCTCGGGATTATGCTGATTCCGGGTCGGCCCGTAGGCGCTGGTATGCCCGCCGCCGGAAAAGGCGAAGTTATCCATATTCAGGACCGCCGTCACCTCTCCCCCGGCGTCGAGAATCCGGGTGATAATCGTCGCGTCTATATCCGGCACATAGCCGTCCAGGACCAGCGAGGCGCAGGTCATGGGCAGGCCGGCGATACACACATTGTCCTTGATACCCAGCCGTTTGCCGGCCAACTTGCCCGACGCCGCCCCCTTGACCGAGCAGCGCCGCACGATCGCGTTAAGCGGGTCATCCTCAGGACGGGGGCGCACCCCGGGGTCGCGGTCTCGATAGGTGACCGGGGGCAGATTGGTCGGTTTCTGGTCCAGCTCGTCCAGGGATGCAAACATGCCCGGCAGCATTGACTGGAAAGCCTCGAGTTCTTCCTCACTCAGCTCGAAATGATGCGCCTCGGCCAAGCGTCGCAGTTCATCACCGGTTGGCTTACGGAGTGCCATGCCCGTCCTCCTTATGTGATCTTAGGAAATCCGTTCGTCAACAAGGTGAACGATGATCTCTTCTTGCTCGGGCGGTCATCATCGTTCACCTTGACTGCAAAATAATGCCATCCGGGTCCTGGAACAGACACGTCAACACCTTGCCGCCCGGCGTTTGCCTTTTTGCACATCGTGGAACAGCGTCGGCAGACCGCCGACATTCTCCTCGGCCTCGCGGGTCACGGTCAGGCCCAGCACATCGCGATAAAACGGCAGGGATCGATCCATATCGCTGACGCCAATTGCCACGTGGGAAACTCCTTGCATAGCCACGCCCTCCTTGTGGTGTTACATGGCATACCCGCGCCGCTATTGTCCAGCGAAAAGGGCCGGCCGGGCTCTCGTGCCGACACACTCCACATCCGCGGTATCAACTCCGCCTATTATTGAAGAGCGACTCGTCCTTACGGAAGCGTAGCCTTAACGGTACACCTCGCGGCGGTTGCCAATTCTCACCACCAGGACGCGCAAAACATCATCCTGGATGTCGCAAATCACACGGCAATCGCCGACCCGGTAACGCCACAGCCCGCCCGTCCATGTAATTGGCAATGCGTCGGGCCGTCTGCTTCCCGAGTTTGCGAAGCTGGGTCTTGGCCGTGTCCGTGTACTCAATCGTCCAGGCCAAGGTCGGCCCTCACGTCCGCCGCAGCGTGCGTTTTTTCCTGGCCTTTGCGCAGACGCTCCAGCACGTCCGCAGCGAGGTAGTAGTCTTCCATATCCTCAAGGCCACGTTCGATGAGTTCACGCAGATAGAAAGCCTTGGTGCGCCCGGTCTGTGAGGCCAGAAAGTCAAGCCGTTGTTCGATCTCAGGAGCAAGACGGATCGAAGTCGCCATGTCAGAGCCTCCTTGGCGAATGAATATGTGTATTCACCATATCACATGTTGGACGATGGTGCTGGAGATGGTCGAGCTGAAGAGTGACGGAAAAGCACCGCAAGGCGGCTAGACATCGGGAGCGGACGCTTTTGAGCGGCCGCAGCCGGACCGGATTTGGCCTGTTCGCTCATCCGGTTCGCCTCTCCGGTCAAGGGCGGGGGCGCGTCACCCGGGCAAAATAATACGCACCATTGCGCTCTAAATCGGCATCGTTGCCTTGCTCGCCGTCGAAATGCCACCCACGCGCCTCATACCCGCCGATCTCTTGGTGGACTTTCTCGGCTGACGGGTAGGGACCGATGATCTTCACCTCGCTCGGCGCCTGCTCGGCCCGTATCTGTTTCCAGGTCGTTTGCAGCACGGCCATGTCATGTTCCAGCGCCCCCCAGGTGCGGTCCGCCGCCTGCTGACCCTCCGTAGCCCCGAAAAGCCGCAGATCCCGGTCCACCTTGCCCAGCGCCTGCCGCAGTTCCAACACCGCCTGTTCCTTCGTCATCCCTTCCGCTCCTTCCTCACGCATGCAAGCGTTTCGCTTGCTGCTGGCCCCCGCACCGAACATTCTTCGGCTAACTCGCCCTTTTGCCTCACATTCTTCAGCCGAGCATAGCATATTCAGGGCCGTAAGTCCCTGTTTTTCCTCCCCACCACCACCTGGCCGTACAGCCCCCTCCGCCCGATAACGCGCAAAGTGTCTACCTTGCAAGAACAAGGAAGAAGAGAGGGGGCCGGGCTCACCTGTTTATGAGAGAACGGCTAGTCGGAATACAGGGAGTTTTTGCCAAACTGATTCTTGCTGACTGTCTGGCCAGTCGTGGCGAAGAACTGGACGCCTTGCACCACACACGCAAGATAGTGCTGGAGGACTTCCCCAAAGAGGCGTGCCTGATACGCCTGTTTCTTCTCAGCACTCAGCGCGGATTTCAGCAGCGGAAACACTTCTATCGACAGGCGACAGGTCTCCAGAGAAGTCGGAGCAATGCGCCACAGAACCCGGGCGGTCTGATTGGGCGGAGCCCCCAGTTCGATGTCGTAGCCAACCCCCTCCCGCCAGTCCACGAAATTTCTCTGGTAGCGAATGCCACTGTAGTAGGTAATGGAATCACGAGAGCCCAGCCCCGGCCAGCGTTCGACTTCCGTCGCGGCACAGAAGGGATGAAACTGCTTGAGATTGCCCGGTGCAGCGATGGCCTGCCACACGTCCGCCGCTGGGACAGCAATCTCAACACTCGATTTCAGCGGACGGCCGGGCTCCAAGCCCCATTGCCGAAGCCCGGTTTTCCAATCTGTACTGGGGAACACATGAGTCGGCATAAGCCACCTCTCCGGGTTGATCACCGTAGGCTGGGTCCAGCCGCTGCCATTCTAGCCCGTCCCGGGCACGAACACAAAACGGCCCCGCCGCGGCCGCCGTCCGCTTACGATACAGACCAGAACGACTCGTGTTGAAGTGACGCTGATACCGGGCCGTGCTGCGTCCGACTTCCGATAGTGGGCCAGCACGTCTTGCGACAGCCGGATGGTCGTGGACACGTTCGGGGTGGCGACTGCTGGCCAAAGCTGTGTCAAATTGGCTGTCAAATAACGTGTCAAATACGGACGGAATTTTGCCTGTTTCCTTGCTATGAGGAGAAAAAATCGTTAGTTTTGCAGAGCTTATGATTTTTCTGGTTTGTCAAATTGGCTGTCAAATACGAGGACACATACGGACATGGCACTGCCCCTTGAGCATATCAGTGTGATCGACCTTACCCGCGCCCGCGCCGGCCCGACCTGCGTCCGCCAGCTGGCCGATATGGGCGCCGATGTCATCAAAGTCGAGCAGCCCAACGACGAAGAAGGGACCAGCCGGCATCATTTCGACTTTCAGAACCTGCACCGCAACAAGCGCAGTCTGGTGCTGAATCTCAAAGACGAGCGCGGCAAAGACATTCTCAAAAAGCTGGTGCGCGACGCCGACGTGCTGGTCGAAAACTATCGGCCCGCCGTGAAAAAGCGCCTCGGCATCGACTATGAGGCGCTGAAACCCCTCAACCCGCGCCTGGTCTACGCCAGCATCTCCGGCTTTGGCCAGACCGGACCGTATAAAGACCGTCCCGGCTATGACCAGATTGCCCAAGGCATGGGCGGTTTGATGAGCATCACCGGCCAGCCGGGCAGCGGACC is part of the Desulfurellaceae bacterium genome and encodes:
- a CDS encoding 3-keto-5-aminohexanoate cleavage protein, which translates into the protein MDKIVIKACLNGMRGRERSPQVPWTPAEVAAEARRCAEAGAAVVHIHARTPEGGISYDPDWYAEADRMIRDQTDLIINHTTARMPDATLEQVLRYLRETPEPVDMISLNSGNIVFNTPLSEGGRRTIAIPNSYDDIRQTIQVCRERGIVPEPAVLDTGFLSNVAMFVEDGLLPPPRYLLVEFSGRFGQGFQIMPGTPRSYAYMTDCVREVFPNATWIAHGIEDSVFTIASLAISTGAHLRIGFEDRDTLVDGSPAQSNADYVNWAVEVARAHGRQPASPQEARHILIGE
- a CDS encoding methyltransferase domain-containing protein, which produces MALPYYKQHWIDIEHSRFSIYDSLLGYHPRMAPLLAPLDVQPGQSVLDVGSGPGSITLEFGRRVGSDGQAVGVDINATFVERAQAQAQHQGLPQVRYERADFPPLPFADQAFDRVFCKNVLEYVDSAAATVQEIARVAKPGGTIVLIDSDWDMLALDASDEALHDRVLQAVTSTATKEPRIGRKLPRLCQAAGLTDITTRIFASPDRVGHALPMLEKSLYHYATVSGTVSQAEADAWLADIKARLDSGEYFFCLPQFLVAATKS
- a CDS encoding RidA family protein, with product MAHRLLNPPDLARPPGFSHGAAGSGQTLYVSGQVGNDAQGRLVSDDLVEQFDRALGNVLTVVRAAGGAVEDIVKINLLVVDPREYTARGSAIGTAYRKHMGRHFPAMTLAGVSGLFDERAKVEIEAVAMLP
- a CDS encoding amidase; protein product: MALRKPTGDELRRLAEAHHFELSEEELEAFQSMLPGMFASLDELDQKPTNLPPVTYRDRDPGVRPRPEDDPLNAIVRRCSVKGAASGKLAGKRLGIKDNVCIAGLPMTCASLVLDGYVPDIDATIITRILDAGGEVTAVLNMDNFAFSGGGHTSAYGPTRNQHNPEHSAGGSSGGSGAALSYDDIDMTIGGDQGGSIRIPASWCGVVGHKPTHSLVPYTGIVGIDPTFDHTGPMTSTVTDAALLLEVIAGKDPLDPRQYEVPVQPYTQELEKDISGLRVGVVREGFGTPVSQPGVDAKVHEAVSALGELGAEVHEVSIPAHIEAGGITWALIAEGMAALVYGNGVGHHSKGLYNESFANTLGKSLQAQAQDLPAQVKLVVLMGSYLNQAYHGRLYAKAQNQRRALQAAYDTVLEQCDVLVMPTTPMVAQRHEAGQSVQQNLNFGWTMLANTAPFDMTGHPSLTVPCGKSDGLPVGLMLTGRHFEDGTLLRMGHAFERQAAWQTR
- a CDS encoding VOC family protein, with amino-acid sequence MAIGVSDMDRSLPFYRDVLGLTVTREAEENVGGLPTLFHDVQKGKRRAARC
- a CDS encoding CopG family transcriptional regulator, which codes for MATSIRLAPEIEQRLDFLASQTGRTKAFYLRELIERGLEDMEDYYLAADVLERLRKGQEKTHAAADVRADLGLDD
- a CDS encoding SRPBCC family protein, producing MPTHVFPSTDWKTGLRQWGLEPGRPLKSSVEIAVPAADVWQAIAAPGNLKQFHPFCAATEVERWPGLGSRDSITYYSGIRYQRNFVDWREGVGYDIELGAPPNQTARVLWRIAPTSLETCRLSIEVFPLLKSALSAEKKQAYQARLFGEVLQHYLACVVQGVQFFATTGQTVSKNQFGKNSLYSD